In Desulfobulbus oralis, one DNA window encodes the following:
- a CDS encoding type III-B CRISPR module-associated Cmr3 family protein, producing the protein MKICYELTPTDTLFLRGAEPLEAGQPSGEALFPPPVSVLQGAVRTAVLRQRGIAFADYKAGRCPQEILERIGHCSQPAPFHITAVLMRREGTLYAPCPASWFVDKAENMDGHANRNTPCAARPFSPLGRTLLQAALPPKKASSLLPHSSAGTALPMVRAKDAKPLTPYWIRLDCLRRSPVTFAAGDLLAKSELYDTESRTGIAIDSKRKVQEGKIYTAAHIRLRPEVTLLIGLDSDPGLQKKGRFFLGGEQRICGYATAAAPALPQGEAALYLALAPLELTVEILPHVFAASKPVTLAGWDLARGFHKATTAWLPAGSVFTKRINPCCIPLPQGEHHER; encoded by the coding sequence ATGAAAATCTGTTATGAACTCACCCCGACCGACACGTTATTCCTGCGCGGCGCGGAGCCTTTGGAAGCCGGACAGCCCAGCGGGGAAGCGCTGTTTCCGCCGCCGGTCTCCGTGCTTCAGGGAGCCGTGCGTACCGCCGTACTTCGGCAAAGGGGCATTGCCTTTGCCGACTACAAGGCAGGACGGTGTCCACAGGAAATTCTGGAGCGCATTGGCCATTGCAGCCAGCCCGCGCCCTTCCACATCACCGCCGTTCTCATGCGGCGCGAAGGCACACTCTACGCGCCCTGCCCTGCCAGTTGGTTTGTGGACAAGGCGGAAAACATGGATGGGCACGCCAACAGGAACACGCCCTGCGCGGCCAGGCCCTTTTCCCCGCTGGGCCGCACCCTGCTCCAGGCCGCCTTGCCGCCCAAGAAGGCTTCGTCCCTGCTGCCGCATTCGTCGGCAGGCACGGCCTTGCCCATGGTGCGCGCCAAAGACGCCAAACCGCTGACCCCTTACTGGATTCGGCTGGACTGTCTGCGCAGATCGCCTGTCACATTCGCGGCAGGCGATCTGCTCGCCAAAAGCGAACTGTACGACACCGAATCACGCACCGGCATTGCCATTGACAGCAAACGCAAGGTGCAGGAAGGGAAGATTTATACGGCTGCACACATTCGCCTGCGGCCGGAAGTGACGCTGCTCATCGGATTGGACAGCGATCCCGGACTGCAGAAAAAAGGCCGGTTTTTTCTGGGTGGCGAACAACGTATCTGCGGCTATGCCACCGCTGCCGCTCCCGCATTGCCCCAGGGCGAAGCAGCGCTGTATCTGGCGCTCGCTCCGCTGGAACTGACAGTGGAAATTCTGCCCCATGTCTTTGCCGCGTCCAAACCGGTCACCCTGGCCGGTTGGGATCTGGCTAGGGGTTTTCACAAAGCCACCACGGCCTGGCTGCCCGCCGGCTCCGTATTCACCAAAAGGATCAATCCCTGCTGCATTCCTTTACCTCAAGGAGAACACCATGAAAGATAA
- a CDS encoding nucleotidyl transferase AbiEii/AbiGii toxin family protein: MNATFTPHLEILPVAQRRLWPALRPLPDLGFILYGGTAIALRLGHRQSVDFDFFSAKPLRREALSRRLPLVRQGETIQEDRDTWTVLVRDDADENVKFSFFGNISFGRVGGPDYTDDGVLLVASLQDLLANKVKVILQRAEAKDYRDICAMLNAGGDLAAALAAAELLFAPGFQPAESLRALTFFEDGDLPSLTDAEKRQLQRAAVAVQALPPVRLAAASFADEEEPLPEPKGPEGQKA, translated from the coding sequence ATGAACGCCACGTTTACGCCGCATCTGGAAATATTGCCTGTCGCGCAGCGTCGGCTGTGGCCCGCTCTGCGCCCGCTGCCTGATCTGGGCTTCATTCTGTACGGAGGAACGGCCATCGCTCTGAGACTGGGACACAGGCAGTCGGTTGATTTTGACTTTTTTTCGGCAAAACCACTGCGCAGAGAGGCATTGTCGCGTCGACTGCCCCTTGTCAGGCAGGGTGAAACCATCCAGGAAGACCGGGACACCTGGACAGTGCTTGTGCGTGATGATGCGGACGAGAATGTCAAATTTTCCTTCTTCGGCAATATCTCTTTTGGCCGCGTCGGCGGGCCTGACTATACGGATGACGGCGTGCTGCTGGTCGCCTCCCTGCAGGATTTACTGGCAAACAAGGTCAAGGTCATTCTCCAGCGTGCCGAGGCAAAAGACTACAGGGATATCTGCGCCATGCTGAACGCGGGTGGCGATCTTGCTGCCGCTCTGGCGGCAGCGGAACTGCTGTTTGCACCCGGCTTTCAGCCGGCTGAAAGTCTGCGCGCCCTGACTTTTTTTGAGGATGGCGACCTGCCCAGCCTGACCGATGCGGAAAAGCGACAACTGCAACGCGCGGCGGTGGCCGTACAGGCATTGCCACCGGTACGGCTTGCCGCGGCTTCGTTTGCCGATGAGGAAGAGCCTTTGCCTGAACCGAAGGGCCCGGAGGGGCAAAAAGCATGA
- a CDS encoding adenosine deaminase family protein: MHVPASLIAPALLLTYPNADALSASVFGDYQDEHRFRKIGLSAYEGLGDLQGSALLCQEKALRKTLHCFLRRCKQENVLYLELRCSPLNYANHAFPAQQVLANILAELEGCSELETSLLLIATRHGGKEEMFRKIRESVSLVQACQQDARFQKYFRGFDLAGDEDAASSEDMRREFLEIMQDCYNITIHAGEIMPCESIWQAVYHLNAERIGHGLTLRDRPDLMNKFLERGIGIEMCPSSNAQIVGFQDNYLPDTGLQEYPLKKYLDAELLVSVNTDDPGISRTSATNELHKAARLTKGGLSKWEILQLLCNAFRTAFYPYKQKKALIRRVEERLGKLIREEKL; encoded by the coding sequence TTGCACGTCCCAGCAAGTCTGATTGCCCCGGCCCTTTTGCTGACCTATCCCAACGCGGACGCGCTGTCCGCCAGTGTTTTTGGTGATTATCAGGACGAGCACCGATTCAGAAAAATCGGCCTTTCCGCTTATGAAGGCCTGGGCGACTTGCAGGGCTCGGCCCTGCTCTGCCAAGAAAAGGCCTTGCGCAAAACCCTGCACTGCTTTCTGCGCCGCTGCAAGCAGGAAAACGTACTCTATCTTGAACTGCGCTGCTCGCCCCTCAATTATGCAAATCACGCCTTTCCGGCCCAGCAGGTTCTGGCAAACATTCTGGCGGAGCTGGAAGGGTGTTCGGAGCTTGAAACTTCGCTCTTGCTCATTGCCACGCGGCATGGCGGCAAAGAGGAGATGTTCAGAAAAATCCGGGAAAGCGTCTCCCTGGTGCAGGCATGCCAACAGGACGCACGCTTCCAGAAGTATTTTCGCGGCTTTGATCTGGCAGGCGACGAAGATGCCGCTTCCTCAGAAGACATGCGCCGGGAATTTCTGGAAATCATGCAAGACTGCTACAACATCACCATTCATGCGGGTGAGATCATGCCCTGCGAGAGTATCTGGCAGGCAGTCTATCACCTCAACGCCGAACGTATAGGTCATGGCCTGACCCTGCGGGATCGGCCCGACTTAATGAACAAGTTTCTGGAACGAGGCATTGGCATTGAAATGTGTCCCTCCAGCAATGCCCAGATTGTGGGCTTTCAGGACAACTATCTCCCGGATACCGGCCTGCAGGAATATCCGCTCAAGAAATACCTCGATGCAGAGCTGCTGGTCAGTGTCAACACCGACGATCCCGGCATTTCCCGCACCAGTGCCACCAATGAGCTGCACAAGGCCGCACGCCTCACCAAAGGCGGCCTGTCCAAATGGGAGATTCTGCAACTGCTCTGCAACGCTTTTCGTACGGCCTTTTACCCGTATAAGCAAAAGAAGGCACTCATACGACGGGTTGAAGAGCGGCTGGGCAAGCTGATCAGGGAAGAGAAGCTGTGA
- the cmr6 gene encoding type III-B CRISPR module RAMP protein Cmr6, with protein MFPIPDTQKTLFEHGGRGNASLYFSRMTAWNEIGQSVKKSDNTIEILGVAINKRLASNADVLNRIHERQTDILKTTALQGGMVWELTATLSSPFVSGLGSGHPTETGFILDRNTGLPCIPASAIKGVLRLACGLHIEQTEPDSVKEQRDKNGQSTGQWEIPDTHPLFRRYFGDTDTGKKDSVRGQIAFLDAFPAALPQDGRLFKTDIMNPHFGKYYAGEQEQGPLETESPIPVKFLAVNSGVQFVFRCLALPLPERAADEPDAGVFSPFDEQDEKKVQALFEIACTRLGFGGKTSVGYGHLTATAMKTTADFTEWGPWLRKLEHAQDWATLNLLQNEQEAAGWKNKPGITGALQAARKRLCENWLHTLDAIDDWGKICQRILDSKEAEDWRQEEGVAEAVKAVFERVRSNFPKKWTKERDDRCREWLKPTGILWSNPGGPDEIDPVPPAPELEKRIRYLKNFGEYISAKLDIAALTLSEAQALQEQFKKWGCHDKKAKGDKPKHWQALQKRLRELKEQGT; from the coding sequence ATGTTTCCCATTCCCGACACACAGAAAACGCTCTTTGAGCACGGCGGCAGAGGCAATGCGTCGCTCTATTTTTCTCGCATGACCGCGTGGAATGAAATTGGGCAATCGGTGAAAAAATCGGACAATACCATTGAGATTCTGGGCGTAGCAATCAATAAACGTTTGGCATCAAATGCTGATGTGCTGAACCGCATCCACGAACGCCAGACTGACATTCTCAAAACCACCGCGCTTCAGGGCGGCATGGTCTGGGAGTTGACCGCCACCCTGAGTAGCCCCTTTGTCTCCGGCCTGGGTTCCGGCCATCCCACGGAGACCGGCTTCATCCTGGACCGCAATACCGGCCTGCCCTGCATTCCGGCCAGCGCTATCAAGGGTGTGCTGCGGCTGGCCTGCGGCCTGCATATCGAGCAAACCGAGCCCGATAGCGTAAAGGAACAACGGGACAAAAACGGTCAATCAACCGGGCAATGGGAGATCCCCGATACTCATCCGCTCTTCCGGCGCTACTTCGGCGACACCGATACCGGCAAAAAAGACAGCGTGCGGGGGCAGATTGCCTTTCTGGACGCCTTCCCCGCCGCCCTGCCCCAGGACGGCAGGCTGTTCAAGACCGACATCATGAACCCGCACTTCGGCAAGTACTATGCGGGTGAACAGGAACAGGGGCCGCTGGAAACCGAAAGCCCGATTCCTGTCAAGTTTCTGGCGGTGAATTCGGGCGTGCAGTTCGTCTTCCGCTGCCTGGCCCTGCCCCTGCCGGAACGGGCGGCAGACGAGCCGGATGCCGGCGTATTTTCGCCATTTGATGAGCAGGATGAAAAGAAGGTTCAGGCTTTGTTTGAAATTGCCTGCACGCGACTTGGCTTCGGCGGCAAGACCAGTGTGGGCTATGGCCACTTGACGGCAACGGCAATGAAAACGACCGCAGATTTCACCGAATGGGGGCCGTGGTTGCGCAAACTGGAGCACGCGCAGGACTGGGCGACCCTCAATTTGTTACAGAACGAACAAGAAGCCGCTGGCTGGAAAAACAAACCCGGTATCACTGGGGCACTACAAGCCGCCCGCAAACGGCTCTGCGAGAATTGGCTGCACACCTTGGACGCAATCGACGACTGGGGCAAGATCTGCCAGCGCATTCTGGACAGCAAAGAAGCAGAAGACTGGCGGCAGGAAGAAGGTGTTGCCGAAGCGGTCAAAGCGGTTTTCGAGCGAGTGCGCAGTAACTTCCCGAAAAAATGGACAAAAGAGCGCGATGACCGTTGCCGCGAGTGGCTTAAGCCTACAGGCATCCTATGGTCAAATCCGGGCGGCCCCGATGAAATAGACCCGGTACCGCCGGCACCCGAACTGGAAAAGCGCATCCGGTACCTCAAAAATTTTGGTGAATATATCAGCGCCAAACTGGATATTGCCGCCCTGACCCTGTCCGAAGCCCAGGCCTTGCAGGAACAGTTCAAAAAATGGGGCTGCCATGACAAAAAAGCCAAGGGAGACAAACCGAAGCACTGGCAGGCCCTGCAAAAGCGGCTCAGGGAATTAAAGGAACAAGGCACATGA
- the cmr4 gene encoding type III-B CRISPR module RAMP protein Cmr4 produces MKDNASILALYAVTPCHAGSGSSTGVVDLPIQRERHTRWPLIQASGVKGALRAHFDHFKGSIKEKPQEETFGQITELVFGADTQNGDHAGSLSIGDAKILAFPMRSNIAPFVWITCPALLKRLNRDLALIGEQEIDLQPLANLGDAAARWITGQNADASVLLEDMEVQAKGSFSLGAGKGAQLFARAERLLVVSDMVFDYGVNNCTQVMAQIKIDQKSGTTQDGSLRYQEELPADTLMYTVIFWGDSRDEKSSLKQEAIRGYIEKEVVTGHLQIGGDETLGRGIFALEWL; encoded by the coding sequence ATGAAAGATAACGCCTCCATCCTTGCCCTGTACGCGGTCACGCCCTGCCATGCGGGCAGCGGTTCCTCAACCGGCGTGGTTGACCTGCCCATCCAGCGCGAACGCCACACCAGGTGGCCGCTCATTCAGGCCTCCGGCGTGAAAGGCGCGCTCCGCGCCCATTTCGACCACTTCAAGGGCAGCATCAAAGAGAAGCCACAGGAAGAAACATTCGGGCAAATCACCGAGCTGGTCTTTGGTGCGGACACCCAGAATGGTGACCATGCCGGCTCCCTGTCCATTGGCGACGCGAAAATTCTGGCCTTTCCCATGCGCTCAAACATTGCGCCCTTTGTCTGGATCACCTGCCCGGCGCTGCTCAAGCGGCTGAACCGGGATCTGGCACTGATCGGCGAGCAGGAAATCGACCTGCAGCCGCTGGCCAATCTGGGCGATGCAGCGGCCAGATGGATAACAGGGCAAAATGCTGATGCCTCTGTGCTGCTGGAAGACATGGAGGTGCAGGCAAAGGGAAGCTTTTCTCTAGGCGCAGGCAAGGGCGCGCAGCTCTTTGCCCGGGCGGAACGCCTGCTCGTGGTCTCGGATATGGTGTTTGATTACGGCGTCAACAACTGCACCCAGGTCATGGCGCAGATAAAAATCGACCAGAAAAGCGGAACCACACAGGACGGTTCCCTGCGTTATCAGGAGGAACTGCCCGCCGACACCCTGATGTATACGGTCATTTTCTGGGGTGATTCCAGAGACGAGAAGTCCAGCCTGAAACAGGAGGCCATTCGCGGCTATATTGAAAAGGAAGTCGTGACAGGCCATCTCCAGATCGGCGGCGATGAAACCCTGGGGCGCGGCATTTTCGCGCTGGAATGGCTCTAA
- a CDS encoding NUDIX domain-containing protein, translated as MKNEKVLSVELTRLRQSFDLSRQYWPIDVAVLNRLSYTYVDRSQAEADFSCKQLIPYALIFDQNGRICTYQRHGSELRLIGKLSAGIGGHVNDRDQGPTLYDRLLSGLRREMREEIGLSFRPSQITVLGMINEDESAVGRCHLGIVFKVHLDVCQKLSFSREIANPEWQRMEQLPLEHFELWSELAIHLAKQGGSV; from the coding sequence GTGAAGAACGAAAAAGTCCTGTCCGTAGAACTGACCCGGTTGCGGCAATCCTTTGACCTGTCCCGGCAATACTGGCCCATTGACGTGGCGGTATTGAACCGGCTGAGCTATACCTATGTGGACCGCAGCCAGGCGGAAGCGGATTTCAGTTGCAAGCAGCTTATTCCCTATGCCCTGATTTTTGATCAGAATGGCCGGATTTGTACCTATCAGCGCCACGGTTCGGAACTGCGGCTCATCGGCAAATTATCGGCAGGGATTGGCGGGCATGTCAACGACAGGGATCAGGGCCCCACCCTGTATGACCGGCTGCTGTCCGGCCTGCGGCGCGAGATGCGGGAAGAAATTGGTCTTTCGTTCAGGCCATCGCAAATCACGGTTCTGGGCATGATCAATGAGGATGAAAGCGCGGTGGGCCGCTGCCATCTCGGTATTGTCTTCAAAGTCCACCTGGATGTGTGCCAGAAATTGTCTTTTTCCAGGGAAATTGCAAACCCAGAGTGGCAGCGTATGGAGCAACTGCCTCTGGAACACTTTGAACTCTGGTCAGAACTGGCCATACACCTGGCCAAACAAGGAGGCTCTGTATGA
- the csx20 gene encoding CRISPR-associated protein Csx20, translating to MIRPQMLVIFNHSLTAAQREDAKAAFGVNDFIAPPAHLLAIWGQLPPDAERLAPLLAPLFDWLREAGSQGDYVLVQGDFGATHLTVQKALALGMRPVYSTTRREAVETRNGDKVQLTHQFRHVRFRLYEAL from the coding sequence TTGATCCGGCCCCAGATGCTCGTCATCTTCAATCACAGTCTGACAGCCGCGCAGCGGGAAGACGCGAAAGCTGCCTTCGGCGTGAACGATTTCATTGCACCGCCAGCACACCTGCTTGCGATCTGGGGGCAGTTGCCGCCAGATGCGGAAAGGCTTGCGCCACTGCTTGCCCCGCTTTTTGACTGGCTGCGCGAGGCCGGATCTCAGGGCGACTATGTGCTGGTCCAGGGGGATTTTGGTGCGACCCACCTGACGGTGCAAAAGGCTCTGGCCCTTGGCATGAGGCCTGTCTACTCCACCACCCGCCGCGAGGCTGTGGAAACGCGCAACGGCGACAAGGTGCAGCTCACCCACCAGTTCCGTCATGTCCGCTTCCGGCTGTATGAGGCCCTGTGA
- a CDS encoding Card1-like endonuclease domain-containing protein, which translates to MKMHVCLVSGQPVPNVLPVLLERPEKVALLVTPEMQEQAERLKNIFRARAIQISVYEIPAYDFAGALAACDAVVQQSQADELTLNVTGGTKITALAAYQQFYFSGKRVIYMDTEHEQLLELGDQPTAMPVRQNLLDVKLCLACYGKRFNEAGTRSKIDTARRRKAATEKLCRLFLNNPDMLRACNRQLNEYDKKEPPVFLYVNNLPGPGTELFDLLVQEGIAVPSGADTLCLQSEAARFYLNGGWLEEYVFNLIKGLSINGLDCLLNVNFEWQIQRAASKKKKTENELDVVFSCNNRLHIISCKTSSLDILKNAGKDALHELDSMKANVGGLFARPLLVSVHPLKDADFRRAQNLKIPVVSGNNILHLQERLQQEWGIGR; encoded by the coding sequence ATGAAAATGCATGTTTGCCTGGTATCAGGCCAGCCGGTCCCCAATGTCCTGCCCGTACTGTTGGAGAGACCCGAAAAGGTGGCACTGCTCGTGACACCTGAAATGCAGGAGCAGGCGGAGCGACTGAAAAATATCTTTCGAGCCCGGGCCATCCAAATCAGCGTCTACGAAATCCCGGCTTATGATTTTGCAGGCGCGCTCGCCGCCTGCGATGCCGTGGTGCAGCAATCCCAGGCAGACGAGCTCACCTTGAACGTCACCGGCGGCACCAAGATTACCGCCCTGGCTGCCTACCAGCAGTTCTATTTTAGTGGCAAACGCGTCATCTACATGGACACCGAGCATGAGCAATTGCTGGAATTGGGTGACCAGCCGACCGCCATGCCAGTCAGGCAGAATCTGCTGGATGTAAAACTCTGTCTGGCCTGCTACGGCAAACGTTTTAATGAAGCAGGTACACGCAGCAAGATAGATACGGCCCGCAGGCGCAAGGCGGCAACCGAAAAACTTTGTCGCCTTTTTCTTAACAATCCAGATATGCTGCGCGCATGCAACAGACAACTGAACGAGTACGATAAAAAGGAGCCTCCTGTTTTTCTGTACGTAAACAACCTGCCCGGCCCCGGCACAGAGCTCTTTGATCTGCTGGTGCAGGAGGGCATTGCCGTGCCTTCAGGCGCAGACACGCTGTGTCTGCAGAGCGAAGCCGCCCGCTTCTACCTGAACGGTGGCTGGTTGGAAGAGTACGTGTTCAATCTGATAAAAGGCTTGAGCATCAACGGTCTGGACTGTCTCCTGAACGTCAATTTTGAGTGGCAGATACAAAGGGCTGCTTCGAAAAAGAAAAAGACAGAGAATGAACTGGATGTTGTCTTCTCCTGCAATAATCGACTGCACATCATTTCCTGCAAAACCAGTAGCCTGGATATCCTGAAAAATGCGGGCAAAGATGCGCTGCATGAACTGGATTCCATGAAGGCAAATGTAGGCGGCCTCTTTGCCCGCCCTCTGCTCGTGTCAGTACATCCGCTGAAAGATGCTGATTTCCGGCGGGCGCAAAACCTGAAAATTCCTGTGGTCAGCGGGAACAACATTTTGCATCTGCAGGAGCGCCTGCAACAGGAATGGGGCATTGGCAGGTAA
- the cmr5 gene encoding type III-B CRISPR module-associated protein Cmr5 — protein MQTKEQQRSEFALNQVKEVFQIPVDEKVANFVVGVPTMILTNGLGQTLAFLLSKHKEPDARDSEEKKKDKLKYRDAFDIIQRWLNQQKAMGLTETDRFSFLRKLSIIDQTTYLRAQKESLAMLQWLKRYVRAFVKEEKSETPEE, from the coding sequence ATGCAGACCAAAGAACAACAGCGTTCGGAATTTGCCCTGAATCAGGTGAAAGAAGTTTTTCAAATACCGGTTGATGAAAAGGTGGCCAATTTTGTTGTGGGCGTGCCGACCATGATTCTGACAAACGGCCTGGGACAAACTCTGGCTTTTCTGCTTTCCAAACACAAGGAGCCGGATGCGAGAGATTCGGAGGAGAAAAAAAAGGATAAGCTCAAATACAGAGATGCCTTTGACATCATTCAACGCTGGCTCAACCAGCAGAAGGCCATGGGTCTAACGGAAACGGACCGCTTTTCCTTTCTGCGCAAACTGTCCATAATTGACCAGACGACCTACCTGCGCGCCCAGAAGGAGTCCTTGGCCATGCTGCAGTGGTTGAAGCGCTACGTGCGTGCGTTTGTCAAAGAGGAAAAATCTGAAACCCCTGAGGAGTAG
- a CDS encoding CRISPR-associated ring nuclease, with protein MHILVSALGAQPDIITETVGVFNYAPTADFYAASRSLPQITAARQGLSRVDELWLVATDQPHQEISMADGHTRIINSTEENFACIKQQCGAYGVQCRLFLLQDVPDIKSNDDARAFHDLALRVVAAAKRRANGGKLYLSLACGRKTMSADMQDAAWCFGCDMLLHILGDSKAEALPVLLGAVAANPALQNLRDQVPEFDSAAFLPCPPQTSFLDQIQEQKKQSQHFFTTYYLKEEESRANFHILYTLPLDKIKALRDEKIGIDPKRQDEELEWLKHLPKADLHCHLGGVLDPEDMIAVAECYAEDLEQAARTNPDFARWRATLSPFQVPPSGGWKGGASTRRTSCTSQQV; from the coding sequence ATGCATATTCTTGTCTCCGCATTGGGCGCCCAGCCCGACATCATCACGGAGACCGTGGGCGTTTTCAACTATGCACCAACAGCGGATTTCTATGCGGCAAGCAGGTCGCTGCCGCAAATCACGGCAGCACGGCAGGGCCTGAGCCGCGTCGATGAACTGTGGCTCGTGGCCACGGATCAGCCTCATCAGGAAATATCAATGGCTGACGGTCACACCAGAATCATCAATTCCACAGAAGAAAATTTTGCCTGCATCAAACAACAGTGCGGTGCTTATGGCGTGCAGTGCCGATTGTTTCTTCTGCAGGACGTGCCGGACATCAAAAGCAATGACGATGCCAGGGCCTTCCACGACCTGGCGCTGCGGGTCGTGGCCGCGGCGAAACGGCGCGCCAATGGCGGCAAACTGTACCTGTCCCTGGCCTGTGGCCGCAAGACCATGAGCGCGGACATGCAGGACGCGGCCTGGTGCTTTGGTTGCGACATGCTGCTCCACATTCTGGGAGACAGCAAGGCGGAAGCCCTGCCGGTCTTGCTGGGCGCGGTCGCTGCAAATCCCGCCCTGCAGAACCTGCGGGATCAGGTTCCGGAATTTGACAGCGCCGCATTCCTCCCATGTCCGCCACAAACCAGCTTCCTGGACCAGATTCAGGAGCAGAAAAAACAATCCCAGCACTTCTTCACCACCTACTATTTAAAAGAGGAGGAAAGCCGCGCCAATTTCCACATCCTGTATACCCTGCCGCTAGACAAAATAAAGGCGCTCAGGGATGAAAAAATCGGCATCGACCCGAAGCGGCAGGATGAAGAACTCGAATGGCTCAAGCATCTGCCCAAGGCGGATTTGCACTGTCATCTTGGCGGGGTGCTGGACCCGGAAGACATGATTGCCGTCGCCGAATGCTATGCAGAGGATCTGGAGCAGGCCGCGCGCACCAACCCGGACTTTGCCCGTTGGCGCGCCACCCTGTCCCCATTCCAGGTTCCGCCGTCCGGAGGCTGGAAGGGTGGCGCAAGCACCAGGCGGACGAGTTGCACGTCCCAGCAAGTCTGA